A window of Spiroplasma syrphidicola EA-1 contains these coding sequences:
- a CDS encoding ABC transporter substrate-binding protein, with protein sequence MFKKKLAALASITALITVAPSVVSCAITMDYLANRTVDPTVFRSIFKKPVQSWSTASTNKVDDNKILADLVGTLVATDKYNRSYGDLAVQADKSSHLVGQTNADFTEWTYKISPEAKWFDYQGNYIRNVRATDLINTAKFVLFPKNLSETGGLWRTFIAGANEIWNYFGSSDYNGEDYIHDPIWAKLGMTVNADNTEITFHLAKSAYYFDTLMTYLAFAPLPEVALSQGYSYGTNYRNIWYSGAYLPKKYDPALEIVLEKNPNYRHQKLAYINKLVYTYLPTKDDSRERILFESGDVTEFVVASTDISGWNKYVGHDPASPIFSGASSILNPDPTTYIMQYNYSNANVVSPNAALRQEAIAASKALQSKAIREYLSTQLNRSKFVKFYSESYDTTETSSFLRNVYTARNFINNDGKDYAQYVEEEYANRLLGGDVDSARLEMRDGSDALFQNPLLVPDLDQLNAEIGNWLTANNLPNTVTLKLLMNGVTSLTINKFIENMIDTFNAHSPHIKIQADVSVDDNDYNTRQRKGDWDLAILGWSPDFADPSTYLQTMIIEGDLQATSGTARIFDGLKMTNHYAPEYQEAKDQLTNQYWKNLETTASEDFYNSFKDYNNLVAKSDEITRIAKNELDARYQSFAKAEFNSIYQDYLFLPLYVPNGSYQVKISYSMPRTAITVGYGSSKYKHWGLQMNRFLLNANERKFAEMRYQEQLEIIQKDYGAFREDY encoded by the coding sequence ATGTTTAAGAAGAAACTAGCCGCTTTAGCCTCAATCACGGCGCTAATCACTGTTGCTCCTAGTGTTGTATCATGTGCAATTACAATGGATTATTTAGCTAATCGAACAGTTGACCCAACCGTTTTTCGGTCAATCTTTAAAAAACCAGTTCAAAGTTGATCAACGGCAAGTACCAACAAGGTTGATGATAATAAAATTTTAGCTGATTTAGTTGGAACATTAGTGGCAACCGATAAATATAACCGTAGTTATGGTGATTTAGCCGTTCAAGCCGATAAAAGTAGTCATTTAGTTGGTCAAACCAATGCCGATTTTACTGAGTGAACATATAAAATTTCGCCCGAAGCAAAGTGATTTGATTACCAAGGTAATTATATTCGTAATGTCCGTGCGACAGATTTAATTAATACTGCTAAGTTTGTGTTATTTCCCAAAAACCTGTCTGAAACAGGAGGGTTATGACGAACTTTTATTGCCGGAGCAAATGAAATTTGAAATTATTTTGGTAGTAGTGATTATAATGGCGAAGATTATATTCATGATCCAATCTGAGCAAAATTAGGAATGACTGTCAATGCTGACAATACTGAGATTACTTTTCATTTAGCAAAATCAGCTTATTACTTTGATACTCTAATGACTTATTTAGCTTTTGCTCCCTTGCCAGAAGTTGCCTTATCACAGGGATATAGTTATGGAACAAACTATCGTAATATTTGATATTCAGGGGCTTATTTACCTAAAAAATATGACCCAGCTTTAGAAATTGTTTTAGAAAAAAACCCTAATTACCGTCATCAAAAGTTAGCATATATTAACAAATTAGTTTATACCTATTTACCAACAAAAGATGATTCACGCGAAAGAATTCTCTTTGAATCAGGGGATGTAACAGAATTTGTTGTTGCCTCAACTGATATTAGTGGTTGAAATAAATATGTTGGCCATGACCCAGCTAGTCCAATTTTTTCAGGAGCGTCAAGTATTTTAAACCCTGATCCAACGACTTATATTATGCAATATAATTATAGTAATGCTAATGTTGTTAGCCCAAATGCCGCTTTGAGACAAGAGGCGATTGCGGCTTCAAAAGCTTTACAATCAAAAGCAATTCGGGAATATTTATCAACGCAATTAAATCGTAGTAAATTTGTTAAATTTTATTCTGAATCATATGATACAACAGAAACATCATCGTTTTTACGAAATGTTTATACAGCTCGTAATTTTATTAATAACGATGGGAAAGACTATGCTCAATATGTCGAAGAAGAATATGCAAATCGCTTGTTAGGCGGGGATGTTGATAGTGCCCGTTTAGAAATGCGTGATGGTAGTGATGCCTTATTTCAAAATCCCTTGTTAGTACCTGATCTTGATCAATTAAATGCCGAAATTGGTAATTGATTAACCGCTAATAATCTACCAAATACCGTAACTTTAAAATTATTAATGAACGGAGTAACTAGTTTAACAATTAATAAATTTATTGAAAATATGATTGATACTTTTAATGCTCATAGTCCTCATATTAAGATCCAAGCGGATGTTAGTGTTGATGATAATGATTACAATACTCGTCAACGCAAAGGGGACTGGGACTTAGCAATTTTGGGATGATCACCAGATTTTGCTGATCCAAGTACTTATTTACAAACAATGATTATTGAAGGGGATTTACAAGCCACTTCTGGAACAGCCCGCATTTTTGATGGGCTTAAAATGACTAATCATTATGCCCCTGAATATCAAGAGGCAAAAGATCAGTTAACAAACCAATATTGAAAAAATTTAGAAACAACTGCTAGCGAAGATTTTTATAATTCATTTAAAGATTATAATAATTTAGTTGCTAAAAGTGACGAAATTACTCGCATCGCCAAAAATGAATTAGATGCGCGTTATCAATCATTTGCCAAAGCAGAATTCAATTCAATTTACCAAGATTATCTCTTTTTACCATTGTATGTACCAAATGGGTCATACCAAGTAAAAATCTCATATTCAATGCCCCGTACCGCAATTACTGTTGGTTATGGAAGTTCAAAATATAAACACTGAGGGTTACAAATGAATCGCTTTTTACTAAATGCAAATGAACGAAAATTTGCCGAAATGCGTTACCAAGAACAATTAGAAATTATTCAAAAAGACTATGGGGCTTTTAGGGAGGACTATTAA